In Campylobacter concisus, the following proteins share a genomic window:
- a CDS encoding response regulator transcription factor — MQEYDILDVLSNKKVLCLEDEEAILKNICASLELFFAEVNGVTDGYDALELAMSDAYDVLVLDISVPNIDGLEIAKKVRTINQKIPIVILSSHVEQEYLWRAVELKITRYLAKPYDKKSFIKALEDVALELVGRKPTLRLNDELEYDFGKKVLYINGEISHLSKSESRLLEYFLNNKNQTITYEQIFDYIWEYEQPSKEAIKTIVKELRRKLGKDVIKNLYGVGYLCEI; from the coding sequence ATGCAAGAATATGATATTTTAGACGTTTTATCAAATAAAAAGGTCCTTTGCCTTGAAGATGAAGAGGCGATTTTAAAAAATATTTGTGCTTCTTTGGAACTATTTTTTGCCGAAGTAAATGGTGTAACAGATGGCTATGATGCACTTGAGCTAGCGATGAGCGATGCTTATGATGTTTTGGTGCTTGATATAAGCGTGCCAAACATCGATGGACTAGAGATCGCTAAAAAAGTAAGAACCATAAATCAAAAAATTCCTATCGTGATCTTATCAAGCCATGTCGAGCAAGAGTATTTGTGGAGAGCGGTTGAGCTAAAGATCACAAGATATCTTGCAAAACCATATGATAAAAAATCATTTATAAAGGCCCTAGAAGACGTTGCTTTAGAGCTTGTTGGACGCAAACCTACTCTTAGGCTAAATGATGAATTAGAATACGATTTTGGCAAAAAAGTACTTTATATAAATGGTGAAATTTCTCATCTAAGTAAGAGTGAAAGTAGGCTTTTAGAGTATTTTTTAAACAACAAAAATCAAACTATAACTTATGAACAAATTTTTGATTATATTTGGGAGTATGAGCAGCCAAGCAAAGAGGCGATAAAGACGATCGTAAAAGAGCTTAGAAGGAAGCTTGGCAAAGATGTGATTAAAAATTTATACGGTGTAGGTTATCTTTGTGAAATATAA
- the pyrE gene encoding orotate phosphoribosyltransferase: MDLEKIYKEAGAYLEGHFLLSSGNHSQFYLQSAKVLEDPALAGKLADELARVIEKFGIKFDSVCSPALGGILAGYELARAAKKRFIFTERVEKVMSLRRGFEVKKGEKFIVCEDIITTGGSALEAAHVIESLGGEVVGFAALANRGFCKVTNLDNKAKPNAKLPSDKPFFALGNFEFEIYEPEHCPLCKNGSKAIKPGSRGN; the protein is encoded by the coding sequence ATGGATTTAGAGAAAATTTATAAAGAGGCTGGGGCATATTTAGAGGGACATTTTTTACTAAGCAGTGGCAATCACTCGCAGTTTTATCTCCAAAGTGCAAAGGTGCTTGAAGATCCAGCTTTGGCTGGAAAGCTAGCTGATGAGCTTGCCCGTGTGATAGAGAAATTTGGCATTAAATTTGATAGCGTTTGCTCGCCTGCACTTGGAGGAATTTTAGCTGGCTATGAGCTAGCTCGCGCAGCAAAGAAGCGTTTTATCTTTACAGAGCGAGTTGAAAAGGTAATGAGTCTTAGACGTGGTTTTGAGGTAAAAAAAGGTGAGAAATTTATCGTTTGTGAAGATATCATCACGACTGGCGGCTCGGCACTTGAAGCAGCGCACGTGATAGAGAGCCTTGGTGGTGAGGTAGTTGGCTTTGCAGCACTTGCGAATCGTGGCTTTTGTAAGGTTACAAATTTAGACAATAAGGCCAAGCCAAATGCCAAACTGCCAAGCGATAAGCCATTTTTTGCTTTAGGAAATTTTGAGTTTGAAATTTATGAGCCTGAGCATTGCCCACTTTGTAAAAATGGAAGCAAAGCGATCAAACCTGGAAGCAGAGGCAACTAA
- a CDS encoding Na+/H+ antiporter NhaC family protein — translation MLIFNPVVFSILVMTILCLLRFNILLSILISALVAGVMYKHGFSGFESGIAGGIDSLFTALKETTQSLISGMQGNLETSLSYILLGALAAAIANTNLTAILINALSKFLSSNKVIFILTIAFIACLSQNLIPVHIAFIPILIPPLLAIMNKMGIDRRAVACALTFGLQAPYVSLSVGFGLLFHNILKKELANNGITTSISDISSVMWIGGTSMLIGLILAILFYGKKRAYKTSKFEKEELDEIERAKSLEMTKKEWAVLAGAVVAFGVQIYTELLPLGALLGLLVMVVFGGIEYKKVDKIMDNGLAMMGFIAFIMLVAAGYGTILRESGGIDELVKYASLVSGGKIGGAFLMLLIGLLVTMGIGTSFGTIPILASIYVPLCVSLGFGVPAIILLVGIAAALGDAGSPASDSTLGPTSGLNADGEHNHIYDTCVPTFIFFNIPLIIGGIVGAMILG, via the coding sequence ATGCTTATATTTAACCCTGTTGTTTTTAGCATTTTGGTAATGACGATACTTTGTCTATTGCGTTTTAACATTTTGCTTTCTATCCTTATCTCTGCTCTTGTTGCGGGAGTAATGTATAAGCATGGATTTAGTGGATTTGAAAGTGGTATTGCAGGTGGGATCGATAGCCTCTTTACAGCCCTAAAAGAGACTACACAAAGCCTCATAAGCGGTATGCAAGGCAATCTTGAAACATCGCTTAGTTATATTTTGCTTGGTGCTTTAGCAGCCGCCATCGCAAATACAAATTTAACTGCTATCTTGATAAATGCTTTGAGTAAATTCCTTAGCTCAAATAAAGTGATTTTTATACTAACTATTGCATTTATAGCGTGCTTATCTCAAAATTTAATCCCAGTTCACATAGCTTTTATACCTATTTTGATCCCGCCACTTCTTGCTATTATGAATAAAATGGGAATAGATAGACGTGCCGTAGCTTGTGCTTTGACATTTGGTCTTCAAGCACCTTATGTAAGCCTTAGCGTTGGCTTTGGTCTGCTTTTTCACAATATCTTAAAAAAAGAGTTAGCAAATAACGGCATAACCACATCTATTTCTGATATCTCTTCTGTTATGTGGATAGGTGGCACTTCTATGCTTATCGGACTTATCCTCGCTATACTTTTTTACGGCAAGAAAAGAGCTTATAAAACTTCAAAATTTGAAAAAGAAGAGCTTGATGAGATCGAGCGTGCAAAAAGCCTTGAGATGACTAAAAAAGAGTGGGCAGTTTTAGCTGGTGCAGTTGTGGCTTTTGGTGTGCAAATTTATACTGAGCTACTACCTCTTGGTGCATTACTTGGACTTTTGGTTATGGTCGTTTTTGGTGGTATCGAATACAAAAAAGTAGATAAGATCATGGATAATGGCCTTGCTATGATGGGATTTATCGCATTTATCATGCTAGTTGCTGCAGGTTATGGCACTATCCTAAGAGAGAGTGGTGGCATAGACGAGCTTGTAAAATACGCTAGCTTGGTATCTGGCGGCAAGATAGGCGGAGCATTTTTGATGCTTCTTATCGGACTTCTTGTAACAATGGGCATAGGTACTAGCTTTGGTACGATCCCTATCTTAGCCTCTATCTATGTGCCACTATGTGTTAGCCTTGGTTTTGGCGTACCAGCCATCATCTTGTTAGTTGGCATAGCTGCGGCTCTAGGAGATGCTGGAAGTCCTGCAAGCGATAGCACACTTGGGCCAACAAGTGGTCTAAATGCTGATGGTGAGCACAACCACATATATGATACTTGTGTACCTACATTTATATTTTTCAATATCCCACTTATCATCGGTGGCATCGTTGGAGCTATGATACTTGGATAA